One window of the Populus nigra chromosome 4, ddPopNigr1.1, whole genome shotgun sequence genome contains the following:
- the LOC133691118 gene encoding protein LIKE COV 2-like has translation MEEAKELASSSLSQGLNHHGSDRDDIPKSPPGSPNSSTRKACYAVLQSWASKKFMTGCVVLFPVAVTFLVTWWFIQFVDGFFSPIYAHLGIDIFGLGFVTSIIFILFIGIFASSWLGATVFLVGEWFIKRMPFVKHLYSASKQISSAISPDQNTTAFKEVAIIRHPRHGEYAFGFITSSLVLQRENGDEELCSVYVPTNHLYIGDVFLVNSEEIIRPNLSIREGIEIIVSIGMTMPQVLSPIERIPHPSNRLPLNRV, from the exons ATGGAAGAGGCTAAAGAACTGGCTTCGAGTTCACTGAGTCAAGGTCTGAATCACCATGGTTCAGACCGTGATGACATCCCCAAGTCCCCTCCTGGGTCCCCCAATTCCTCTACTCGCAAG GCTTGCTATGCTGTTCTTCAAAGTTGGGCCTCTAAGAAGTTCATGACTGGATG TGTTGTTTTGTTTCCAGTGGCAGTTACAtttttagtgacatggtggttTATTCAGTTTGTTGATGGCTTCTTCAGTCCGATTTACGCCCATCTCGGCATTGACATTTTCG GTCTTGGGTTTGTCACGTCAATcatttttatacttttcattgGGATATTTGCTTCTTCGTGGCTGGGTGCCACCGTTTTCTTGGTCGGGGAATGGTTTATTAAGAGAATGCCATTTGTGAAGCACTTATACTCAGCATCTAAACAAATTAGTTCTGCTATTTCTCCAG ACCAAAATACTACTGCTTTTAAAGAGGTCGCAATCATTCGACATCCCCGTCATGGTGAATATGCATTTGGTTTCATCACATCATCTTTAGTCCTTCAG agagagaatgGGGATGAAGAGTTATGCAGCGTTTATGTCCCAACCAACCATCTGTACATTGGTGATGTATTTCTGGTCAATTCAGAGGAGATCATAAGACCAAATTTATCTATTCGAGAGGGCATAG AGATCATTGTTTCTATTGGTATGACAATGCCTCAAGTGTTATCTCCTATAGAAAGGATTCCTCATCCGAGCAACAGGCTTCCTCTTAATAGAGTTTGA
- the LOC133691117 gene encoding polypyrimidine tract-binding protein homolog 3 isoform X1 codes for MTEPSKVIHVRNVGHEISENDLLQLFQPFGVITKLVMLRAKNQALLQMQDVPSAINALQLYTNIQPTIRGRNVYVQFSSHQELTTMDQNTQGRGDEPNRILLVTIHHMLYPITVEVLHQVFSPHGFVEKIVTFQKSAGFQALIQHQSRQCAVQARTSLQGRNIYDGCCQLDIQFSNLDELQVNYNNDRSRDFTNPNLPSEQKGRSSQQPAYGDVVGYPPQMPNAAAIAAAFGGGLPPGISGTNDRCTVLASNLNPDRIDEDKLFNLFSLYGNIVRIKLLRNKPDHALVQMGDGFQAELAVHFLKGAMLFGKRLEVNFSKHPNITQGADTHEYMNSNLNRFNRNAAKNYRYCCSPTKMIHLSTLPQDITEEEIGNLVEEHGTIVNTKLFEMNGKKQALVLFETEEEATAALVCKHATSLAGSIVRISFSQLQSIRENQ; via the exons ATGACTGAGCCTTCCAAAGTTATACATGTTCGCAACGTGGGGCATGAAATTTCTGAA AATGACTTGCTTCAGCTGTTCCAGCCATTCGGGGTTATAACGAAGCTTGTTATGCTTCGTGCTAAAAATCAG GCTCTCCTTCAAATGCAAGATGTTCCTTCAGCTATCAATGCTCTCCAACTCTATACAAACATTCAGCCAACCATAAG GGGAAGGAATGTTTATGTTCAATTCTCATCACATCAAGAACTTACTACAATGGATCAAAATACTCAAGGGCGAGGAGACGAG CCAAATCGAATTCTGTTAGTTACAATACATCACATGCTTTATCCTATTACAGTGGAAGTGCTGCATCAAGTTTTTTCCCCCCATGGATTTGTGGAGAAGATTGTCACATTTCAGAAGTCGGCTG gttttcaaGCCCTTATCCAGCACCAGTCACGCCAGTGTGCTGTTCAGGCTAGGACTTCTCTTCAG GGACGCAATATCTATGATGGCTGCTGTCAGCTGGACATTCAGTTTTCAAA CCTGGACGAGCTGCAAGTGAACTACAACAATGACCGCTCAAG GGATTTCACTAATCCTAACCTGCCTTCAGAACAGAAAGGCAGATCTTCCCAA CAGCCAGCATATGGTGATGTAG TTGGATATCCTCCTCAG atgCCTAATGCAGCTGCAATTGCTGCTGCCTTTGGTGGAGGTTTGCCTCCTGGAATTAGTGGGACAAATGATAGATGCACAGTTCTTGCCTCCAATTTAAATCCTGAT AGAATAGATGAGGATAAGCTGTTCAACCTGTTTTCTCTCTATGGAAACATAGTGCGGATTAAGCTTCTTCGCAACAAGCCCGACCATGCACTTGTTCAGATGGGGGATGGTTTCCAAGCAGAGTTGGCAGTACATTTTTTGAAG GGTGCCATGCTTTTTGGAAAGCGATTGGAGGTGAATTTTTCGAAGCACCCAAACATAACTCAAGGTGCTGACACGCATGAGTACATGAACTCTAATCTGAATCGCTTCAACCGTAATGCTGCAAAGAACTACCGATACTGCTGCTCACCAACAAAGATGATTCATCTTTCCACTTTACCTCAGGACATCACTGAGGAGGAGATTGGGAATCTTGTAGAGGAACACGGGACCATTGTGAACACCAAGCTCTTTGAGATGAATGGGAAGAAGCAAGCCCTTGTTCTGTTTGAAACCGAGGAGGAGGCTACTGCAGCCCTTGTGTGCAAGCATGCTACTTCGCTTGCTGGGTCAATAGTCCGGATCTCATTCTCCCAGCTACAGTCCATTAGAGAGAACCAATAA
- the LOC133691117 gene encoding polypyrimidine tract-binding protein homolog 3 isoform X2: protein MTEPSKVIHVRNVGHEISENDLLQLFQPFGVITKLVMLRAKNQALLQMQDVPSAINALQLYTNIQPTIRGRNVYVQFSSHQELTTMDQNTQGRGDEPNRILLVTIHHMLYPITVEVLHQVFSPHGFVEKIVTFQKSAGFQALIQHQSRQCAVQARTSLQGRNIYDGCCQLDIQFSNLDELQVNYNNDRSRDFTNPNLPSEQKGRSSQPAYGDVVGYPPQMPNAAAIAAAFGGGLPPGISGTNDRCTVLASNLNPDRIDEDKLFNLFSLYGNIVRIKLLRNKPDHALVQMGDGFQAELAVHFLKGAMLFGKRLEVNFSKHPNITQGADTHEYMNSNLNRFNRNAAKNYRYCCSPTKMIHLSTLPQDITEEEIGNLVEEHGTIVNTKLFEMNGKKQALVLFETEEEATAALVCKHATSLAGSIVRISFSQLQSIRENQ, encoded by the exons ATGACTGAGCCTTCCAAAGTTATACATGTTCGCAACGTGGGGCATGAAATTTCTGAA AATGACTTGCTTCAGCTGTTCCAGCCATTCGGGGTTATAACGAAGCTTGTTATGCTTCGTGCTAAAAATCAG GCTCTCCTTCAAATGCAAGATGTTCCTTCAGCTATCAATGCTCTCCAACTCTATACAAACATTCAGCCAACCATAAG GGGAAGGAATGTTTATGTTCAATTCTCATCACATCAAGAACTTACTACAATGGATCAAAATACTCAAGGGCGAGGAGACGAG CCAAATCGAATTCTGTTAGTTACAATACATCACATGCTTTATCCTATTACAGTGGAAGTGCTGCATCAAGTTTTTTCCCCCCATGGATTTGTGGAGAAGATTGTCACATTTCAGAAGTCGGCTG gttttcaaGCCCTTATCCAGCACCAGTCACGCCAGTGTGCTGTTCAGGCTAGGACTTCTCTTCAG GGACGCAATATCTATGATGGCTGCTGTCAGCTGGACATTCAGTTTTCAAA CCTGGACGAGCTGCAAGTGAACTACAACAATGACCGCTCAAG GGATTTCACTAATCCTAACCTGCCTTCAGAACAGAAAGGCAGATCTTCCCAA CCAGCATATGGTGATGTAG TTGGATATCCTCCTCAG atgCCTAATGCAGCTGCAATTGCTGCTGCCTTTGGTGGAGGTTTGCCTCCTGGAATTAGTGGGACAAATGATAGATGCACAGTTCTTGCCTCCAATTTAAATCCTGAT AGAATAGATGAGGATAAGCTGTTCAACCTGTTTTCTCTCTATGGAAACATAGTGCGGATTAAGCTTCTTCGCAACAAGCCCGACCATGCACTTGTTCAGATGGGGGATGGTTTCCAAGCAGAGTTGGCAGTACATTTTTTGAAG GGTGCCATGCTTTTTGGAAAGCGATTGGAGGTGAATTTTTCGAAGCACCCAAACATAACTCAAGGTGCTGACACGCATGAGTACATGAACTCTAATCTGAATCGCTTCAACCGTAATGCTGCAAAGAACTACCGATACTGCTGCTCACCAACAAAGATGATTCATCTTTCCACTTTACCTCAGGACATCACTGAGGAGGAGATTGGGAATCTTGTAGAGGAACACGGGACCATTGTGAACACCAAGCTCTTTGAGATGAATGGGAAGAAGCAAGCCCTTGTTCTGTTTGAAACCGAGGAGGAGGCTACTGCAGCCCTTGTGTGCAAGCATGCTACTTCGCTTGCTGGGTCAATAGTCCGGATCTCATTCTCCCAGCTACAGTCCATTAGAGAGAACCAATAA